A window from Nitrospira sp. ND1 encodes these proteins:
- a CDS encoding response regulator transcription factor, producing the protein MRAKRSEGLTPRQKEILKLVSQGNTNRDIARRLDISVRTVEVHRFNLMRRLKVRNVAQLLRQALQQGFLPKNFAFR; encoded by the coding sequence GTGCGCGCGAAACGATCCGAGGGACTGACGCCCAGGCAGAAAGAAATTCTGAAACTGGTGTCCCAAGGAAATACCAACCGCGACATCGCCCGCCGCCTGGATATCAGCGTGCGCACCGTTGAGGTGCATCGCTTCAATTTGATGCGGCGCTTGAAAGTCCGCAACGTCGCGCAGCTGCTTCGTCAGGCGTTACAACAAGGATTCCTTCCGAAGAACTTCGCCTTCCGCTAA
- a CDS encoding dihydroorotate oxidase, producing the protein MDLSVTIAGVKFPTCFMNASGALCVTREELITLGRSRAGAIVTKSMTLEPRVGNPEPRYYGFPGGSINSMGLPNLGYRAYAEMIPELTRFGKPVIASIAGLCEDDFLTMARVINQARPDLIEVNLSCPNIPGKPQIAYDPVDSERLLKRVRPLITVPMGVKLPPYFDPAHHAVMADVIRRCGVDYLNLINSVGNGLVVDAKREMPVIKPKGGFGGLGGSLIKPVALANVRAFWKLLEGRIPIIGTGGVVQGVDAFEHVLCGASAVQVGTALVEEGAGVFERLERELAAELAMRGKQSLEECRGKLKEL; encoded by the coding sequence ATGGATTTGAGCGTCACTATTGCGGGAGTAAAATTCCCGACCTGCTTCATGAATGCCTCCGGAGCGCTCTGTGTGACGCGGGAGGAACTCATTACGCTGGGGCGTTCCCGGGCCGGTGCCATCGTGACTAAATCGATGACCCTGGAGCCACGGGTCGGTAATCCTGAACCGCGGTATTACGGATTTCCGGGGGGGTCCATCAATTCCATGGGGCTGCCGAATCTCGGGTATCGAGCCTATGCGGAGATGATCCCCGAACTCACCCGGTTCGGAAAGCCAGTGATTGCCAGCATTGCCGGCCTGTGCGAGGACGACTTTCTCACCATGGCGCGTGTGATCAATCAGGCGCGACCCGATCTCATCGAGGTCAATCTCTCCTGCCCGAACATTCCCGGTAAGCCGCAGATCGCCTATGATCCGGTCGATTCGGAACGGTTGCTCAAGCGGGTGCGACCGCTCATCACCGTTCCAATGGGCGTGAAATTGCCGCCCTATTTCGATCCGGCGCACCACGCGGTGATGGCGGACGTGATTCGACGCTGCGGGGTCGATTACCTCAATTTGATCAACTCTGTGGGGAACGGTCTGGTTGTGGACGCGAAGCGCGAAATGCCGGTCATCAAGCCGAAGGGCGGGTTCGGCGGGTTGGGGGGATCGTTGATCAAGCCGGTTGCGCTGGCTAATGTGCGAGCGTTTTGGAAGTTGTTGGAGGGACGTATCCCCATCATCGGGACCGGTGGAGTCGTGCAGGGAGTCGATGCCTTTGAGCATGTGCTGTGCGGTGCGTCGGCTGTCCAGGTGGGGACGGCGCTGGTCGAAGAAGGTGCGGGGGTGTTTGAGCGATTGGAGCGCGAGCTGGCGGCTGAGTTGGCCATGCGGGGCAAGCAGTCGCTTGAGGAATGTCGGGGGAAACTGAAAGAGCTGTAA